The following coding sequences lie in one Leucoraja erinacea ecotype New England chromosome 20, Leri_hhj_1, whole genome shotgun sequence genomic window:
- the LOC129706914 gene encoding serine/threonine-protein kinase 19-like isoform X1, with protein sequence MNRKRNLIPDIFRKVKRRKFGIVEAFDSLEKKETENYEDVPNDTKAALILLASLFPRKLFDDSLPPIVLKHQLYSIVKDKTTVDRQLNEMKDVGAVRIFQFGFDTDVFGVVFSEDYKSKVLAATAASETAETVQRFLQTVLGACMDMGFSEKQMLKEFSFRDQEITQLVNAGVLTVRDVGSWWLAIPGAGRFVKYFVKGRKTVLGMIRKSKYNEVLQSELEVRKVTNAVKLGIQYHVHDIVGAELVKCIPTSSGTLLRLNNT encoded by the exons ATGAACCGAAAGAGAAACCTTATACCAGACATATTCCGGAAGGTTAAGAGGCGTAAATTTGGGATCGTAGAAGCATTTGATTCATTGGAAAAGAAAGAAACAGAGAATTATGAAG ATGTGCCAAACGATACTAAAGCTGCGCTGATTTTGCTGGCATCCTTGTTTCCTCGGAAGTTATTTGATGATTCCCTGCCGCCCATTGTTCTGAAGCATCAACTTTACAGCATTGTTAAAGACAAGACCACAGTCGATCGGCAGCTG AATGAGATGAAGGACGTGGGAGCGGTTCGGATTTTCCAGTTTGGGTTTGACACGGACGTGTTCGGGGTCGTGTTCAGTGAGGACTACAAGAGTAAAGTTCTGGCAGCGACAGCGGCAAGCGAGACTGCCGAGACGGTGCAGAGGTTTCTGCAGACGGTGCTCGGCGCCTGCATGGACATGGGCTTCTCTGAGAAGCAAATGCTCAAGGAGTTTTCCTTTCGGGACCAAGAAATAAC GCAGCTGGTGAATGCTGGTGTACTGACAGTGCGTGATGTGGGGAGCTGGTGGCTTGCTATTCCGGGCGCTGGCCGATTTGTGAAATACTTTGTGAAAG GTCGTAAGACTGTCCTTGGGATGATCCGGAAATCAAAGTACAATGAAGTGTTACAGTCGGAGCTGGAAGTTCGGAAAGTAACGAACGCGGTGAAGCTGGGGATCCAGTACCATGTCCACGACATTGTTGGAGCAGAGCTGGTGAAATG CATCCCGACGTCCAGTGGAACTTTACTGCGCTTGAACAACACTTGA
- the LOC129706914 gene encoding serine/threonine-protein kinase 19-like isoform X2: MNRKRNLIPDIFRKVKRRKFGIVEAFDSLEKKETENYEDVPNDTKAALILLASLFPRKLFDDSLPPIVLKHQLYSIVKDKTTVDRQLNEMKDVGAVRIFQFGFDTDVFGVVFSEDYKSKVLAATAASETAETVQRFLQTVLGACMDMGFSEKQMLKEFSFRDQEITQLVNAGVLTVRDVGSWWLAIPGAGRFVKYFVKGTPHHSTQETEKKHQALE, encoded by the exons ATGAACCGAAAGAGAAACCTTATACCAGACATATTCCGGAAGGTTAAGAGGCGTAAATTTGGGATCGTAGAAGCATTTGATTCATTGGAAAAGAAAGAAACAGAGAATTATGAAG ATGTGCCAAACGATACTAAAGCTGCGCTGATTTTGCTGGCATCCTTGTTTCCTCGGAAGTTATTTGATGATTCCCTGCCGCCCATTGTTCTGAAGCATCAACTTTACAGCATTGTTAAAGACAAGACCACAGTCGATCGGCAGCTG AATGAGATGAAGGACGTGGGAGCGGTTCGGATTTTCCAGTTTGGGTTTGACACGGACGTGTTCGGGGTCGTGTTCAGTGAGGACTACAAGAGTAAAGTTCTGGCAGCGACAGCGGCAAGCGAGACTGCCGAGACGGTGCAGAGGTTTCTGCAGACGGTGCTCGGCGCCTGCATGGACATGGGCTTCTCTGAGAAGCAAATGCTCAAGGAGTTTTCCTTTCGGGACCAAGAAATAAC GCAGCTGGTGAATGCTGGTGTACTGACAGTGCGTGATGTGGGGAGCTGGTGGCTTGCTATTCCGGGCGCTGGCCGATTTGTGAAATACTTTGTGAAAGGTACTCCCCATCACAGCACacaagagacagaaaaaaaacaccaagcactggagtaa